In Strix aluco isolate bStrAlu1 chromosome Z, bStrAlu1.hap1, whole genome shotgun sequence, the sequence GCAAAAGCCTTCTAAAAATTGTTCTATTTATTCCTGCCTGGCACGTTCCAAGCAGGGAAGGACACCGCTGCGAGGCTGCACCCCTTCCAGTTAGCTCTGGTTGTAGTCACAAGATTTCCATTACACCCACACCGCCAGCTATTTTTTGTCACGTCAACATCCCAAATTAAGCCGATCCCACGTTTTTCTGCGACGTGAGCGCTCTATTTCTGTAGGGCTGGGCAGGAACCACGTGCAGTTCACAGCAGGTAGCAGAGGCGTGTCGGTACCCTGCGAAAGGGATTGAAGCAGAGCAGGTAGCGGCAAGGGCTCTGTGCCGGCGGACGGGAGCGGGGTTTGATGCGTTCACAGGACGTGATGGATTCCCTGTCCAAAAGTCTGAAAGAGTCTGAAAGGCTGAACACaaaccaaaaagcatcttttctcGGCGTCTGCTCTGGTCCGTGGGCATCACATCTCATATCAAAGCTCTCTTGGTGTGCCCGGTGAAGGCACCAGATGCTGACAGGCAGCCGTAGCCTCTCCGCCTCAACaatcttccccccaaaaaattgaCTTTTCTCAGAAGGGGACGCTACTCCGAAACCAGTGACCTCGTGCGATGTTTTTACAGAACCCCATTCCAAGAATTCGCAGCTACTCGTAATTACTGCTGCTAAGGGTCGTTGTAAAGGTGGGTAAAGCTGAAACTGCTGTGTAAATGGGACTGAACTCTGTTCAGTATGAAATAAACAGTGGTGGAGCCTAAATCCCCACCCAGCACGCAGAAAGGGGCTGTAAAGAGCATCCAGGGGGCATTTGTTCCTGCCCCCTCATCTACTGCAGGTTCACACATACCTTGGCAATTCTTGACAAGTATTTTTGACTTTTAATAAATTCCAGTGACAGAGTTTAGACCACTCGACAGGCTGTTTTAAAGTGTAACCACTTAAGAGTTCTTCTCTTTTTATCTTCCAAGCAGCTCAGAAAAACAGCCCTGTCTGAAAAACAgacagttttttttttccactctcagCGGCCGCATTTGCTGTGCTCTCACATTCACAGCTGAGGACTTGTCAACATTTCTCTGATGGCTGAAACATATCTAGTATGATTCACAAGTCCCTTCTTTATATTAATTTCCTCCAGATTCTCTCATCTCTTTACGCCATTCCTAAAAGACAAAGCCACAGAGCAGAGACAATCACCTGAGGATTCGCTAGtgttaagaataaaataattgcCTCTTGTGGCTTACACACAACACTCCTTTAAATCACCCTCGAATGTCACTCACTTCCTTCGCCACCACATCATGCTGTTGATTCATACTCTGCTTCTGGTTCTGTAAAAcctccagctgtgcagggcttttttcttttcccccccagCAAAAGTGCAGCCCACACAGCTGGCTGTTCACCGTTTTAGTatcctcccctttcccttttgttttgaCCTTTAACTAATCCATGATGAATTTTGCCTgattgatttaaaataatttctccagcTAATCAAGAAAACTTGGAGTTTTAGCCTATCCACAGAAGAGCCAATAGCTCTCCCAGGGTGCATTTTCTCATGTTTAATAAGAGTGCCTACTCTTGCATTCAAAGTACTTACCAAAAAAGTACCAAACAGTACTACATCCAATTCTTGCAGAATTTATTTGATCAGCCTTCCTGCTTTTCAATTTTCGGTATCTATTAGAGTATGATTTTAGCCAGCTGTAAACCTAACTAACAGGAATTTTAGCTAGATTCAATTTCCATAGCTTGCTTAAAATAAGATCAAATAGGCCATTTCCCAGGTGTATTCAAAGTCTGGATTTCCCCACTGGTTTTTTCCTTACTGACTAGGCTAGTTATCCTGACAAAGGCAGCAGATGATTATTTCAATGTGATTTGTCGGCAAATTCACAGTGGCAGTCTCTTACCTCTCCAGTGACCCCTAGGACCTTGTATTTACAAAAATAGCTCCCATTTTTGTTCATCAGGACAGTGGTACCTCTCCTGCCTTTGCAGGCACCTGAAGATAGGAAGAAAGGTTCAGAAGCTGATCAAGCCAATGCCCTTGGTAGTCCCAGATAAATCCCAAGAGGGTGGGTTGACCTGGCTGCATCTAATCAATACGCTCGAACCTGCTGACATTCCGGCCCacccccccttttcccttttgctCCCCAACGTCTCTTCAGAGTTAATGCTGCCTAACTTGTGCAGCATGTCTGAACAACAGATTTGTTTTCCCCTGTTAGCCGGCCAACCTTGGACGTTGCAAACCTCATTTGATTCATGTTACAATAATGCAGATGCATTAGCATAACGAACACAGAGTAACTGAATATCACCACATCCTTAATGCATGGTTTGGACTTAAATTAGCTCAGTTCTGTACCAACACAGGTAGATTGTTCACTGCAAATGGAGGCAGGAAGGGGGCATGAGGGAGCTTTTGCCTTCTAACTCTTCAGAACAAAGGTTCACACgcaaataataaataacttgCAAAAGTCCAAGTTCTGCTTTTAACAAAGAAGtcactgctttctttttaaataagcattttaagATGATCAGACACAAAAAGAAGCACTAGACTAGACATACTGACTTAGGATCTGATCACAGCCTGCTACTGGGTGGCTCACACGCCACAAAACCCCCTTGCAAGGGAGCATCCCTGCCTCCTGACACTGCTGCTCCACCTTGTGAGCTGGCACATTCCTGGGCTCTCCTGCATCATCTGGAAACCTGCCCCGGACAGCCTGTCATACAAGAACTTGTTGCAAGGAATTACGGTGAGAAGTTTGTTTCTCcaatttgtttttccatttcacgGAGTGGCACAAACTGCACTTTTGTAAGCCCAACACTTCAGAAGTACATCCTAAAAGCTCCCCCCTTTAAAGAAAGAACTGTCCACAGAACtgacaaaatacaattttccttagtgatttctttaaatattttccagtaatttctttaaacatttggtccttaaaaaaaaaaaaagcacacacacaaaacacatacagttcacagtaattttatttcattgtttttactgtattttactgtattttaatggACTGCATTCTGTCCAGACCTCTGGAAAGTGATcaatttgtttattcttttccctCCTGAACACGCCTTCATatggatatatttattttttctacttaTGTAGCCAGTTTACATTACACTTCTAAGacatgttttttgtttaaataatttaatcAGTGTCTGAACTCATTTTAGGAAGAATGATAATGGCATGCGCTACAGTGCTTGAaggtttttttaactattaatTTGTTCCTTGCCTAGCAGTAAGTAGTACAAGGTTAGCCTTAATGTTCTGTGAACAAAAAGATATAAACCAGCTAAAGCATTCATAAATATAAACCTAATTCTAGAGTGGCAAATTGGTTACGAAATGCATGAGTGCTTAGCCATCAGAAAATACACGTATTTTCCATGTTTAGTTTTACTAGCTTACTGCTGAGTATTTCATTACAGATTCCAGAAAGCATTTAGGTACAAAGTATAATATCATCCTGATTTGTTATATAGCAGCAACAATTGTGATCAAGAATAAGCAAACATTAGTGCTGCTAcaattatgttttttcttaagCAGAAGAATCACTAGCTAAATCTTACCTTCTTCCaaacctgctttgtttttttgtcaCATCCCTGGAAAAATGTGAAATAGTACTTTTACATTAACCTCTTCTGCAAGCTTCAATTGCATCTCCTCTGTGTACCCCACAGGTTTCAGTTCTCCACTTGCTGATGCACGTTAAAACATTTACCTGCAGAATCTAACTGCACAATGAAGATTTATTCAAGCAGTTTTCATCTTATGCTATGCAAATCACACTACCACTTTTCAGAAAACTGCTCTACTCACAGTTGGGTCAGAGGGGTTtatttaggttttgtttgtttggtttttttttttcatttccaataGTGACCAGAGACCAGATTCCTCTTCACTTGCACACATGTTCAATTAGTAGCCTATCCAgattattaaattttaaagagcACAGAGTGGTAAGTACCAGTTCCAAAAGCAAAATTAGAAGGCAGATCTTGAAAAGATGGTGAGTCAATCATGTATAAAACAGGAATGCTGAATAAACTACATCTACGTTCGGGCCAATACTAGTTGTTAACTTATTGATTATATTTTAACCACTATAGCTTCTCCAAGGTGAATGTTTATTTATTGTGGACTTACAATCCATCTTGATGGAAAGTTGGCTGCAGCACATTCCCCTGTAATTGGTATCCCACTACAGTAAATTTTGTAATCCTTGCTTTATTCTGTCCTTGGAAATGGAAATTCCTGTTGAGCGCTAACGCTAATACTCTGCATTTTTGCCACCAGCTAAATATTCTGTACATGCAATTAGTACTTACGTACTATCCTTCCTATGTGTAATTAAGTGTTACAGAATTGTAACATGTAAAAATCTAGATTTGTTGTGCTGGGTAGTTATATAAAATGCTTCTGGCTTTCTAACACAAAGCGGTCATTGTTTGGGCATCTTTGGTTTCAGTAGCTTATATAAGACAATAATTCTAACACTTGAAATACAGCATAATATTACAAATGCAGAAAGTTTTCATATTCTCAGTCATATTACATCTaggttgtttttatttacttactttgACTAAGCCACTTGTCAATTGCATCCTCGTATTTTTTTGGTTCCTTTAACCAGTCTTGATGCCACCTAAGGTTGGCAATTACATTTGAGTAATTCTGACCCAAACTTTGTTTCCAGCTGATAAACTGTCTCTTGTTATACTCCTGAACAGATGAAGAAACCTTTGGGTAGTTTACTACAGAGTGGAGTGTTTTGTCCAAGGAATGCACAACTACTGGGAATTTCATGGCAACATTTATTAGCTCATCTGGATCGGCAGAAAGGTCTGGAACAAACAAAAAGTCAGTTAAGGGCCAGTTTGCATTTAAGCAACTTATTGAGCAGTTAGGCCATAAACGTTGTAGCATACCGAACAGCTGTGGAAGCACTGAACGGCCATCGGAGTACGTGATGTATTTCCATTTGCCCATTCGCAGCATGTAGGTGGAAGAATTCACATTGCAGCCGTGGAACTCGCTCAGCACCCACGAGGGACGAGGCCCTCTGGGTGACGCTTCGTTTTCAGCCTTCCCACGCAGCAGCGGTATAAGAGAATATCCACTGAGGTTCTGTGGGACAGGAATCCTTGCTATATCTAAGCAAAGATAGACAAAGTCAAAATGCTACTGCAGTCACTGTGATTAAAAAAGCTGAATGTAGTGCTACAGGTGTCTGAACGTAAATTCTATTTCAGTAATAAAACACGCATTCCTAAATATTCTCCTTGTAGAACACAGGAACCTCCAAAAAAACCTTAAGGAACCAAGGTCAGCTGGCCACCATCTTGATTAAAAAGAGTATCATCTATGATAACATTTTAACAGATGTTAAAACTGATCACAAGAGCCTCCAGTGATGGGTGGtgggtttttatcttttttaatcaTGTTCTTATgcccttcccttctgctctgaCTATGTCAGGCAAGAGAAAGAGACTGTCATAGCATGAAAGGACCCTAAAAGCTTTATGTCCAACGAGGTCTAACCATTCATTTCTTTGATAATAGTGGTGCTAAGATCCTGTCCAGCATTACTGATCGGCAAATAACAAAACACTTTATGAAAGGTGGCCATTACAGTTATTAACTGTAactgatggggaaactgaggaacaGAGCCTCTTGCTTCTCTGGTAGGGCTGGAGATAAAAGATGGTGTCAGAGGTGGTATCAACACACACGTGGAAAACACCAGGTGACTCTATAGCCTAGTAGACGGCCCCTAGAAGATGCTGTAACTAGAATAAGCTCCACAGTATCAACCTACACCACAAGTGTCTCTAGCTCGCCAAAATCAGGTCAATATTAAGAGGCTGCAAAGACCTCTCAGAGACATTCTGAGAAACAGAGCTGAGAATCCCAAGGATGTTACCTAAGCGTGTCCTAAAAACAGGGTATGACAGCACTGCTGGTTTTAATCACCCTACTGAACACAGAATATATTCATGCAAAATTCAACATTTCAGAGTATCCTGGTAGTATTTTATCTTCTGTTCTATGCCAAGTGGTGATACTCAGTGCATAGAAATCGTCCATATGTGACTTTTTCCTTCATCAGCACgtatcttcctttttctcctctgtttctacAGCATATATACCTGTCATTAATCTGCAGTTCTTCCTCTGGTAAATAAAAAGGCCATCATTTGACTGAGCACTAGGAAGACCTGCAACATGTAAAACCAGCAGCTTCCAGCGTGTGGGCTAAAAACTGGAACAAATACATACTAcgtttaaacaaatgaaaaagggGATGTAGACCTTCCTCTTCTGTCATCCTAAACCAGTAATGCTATTAGTTGCAGTAACGGCAGTCTCCACACGCAAAGAAAGTTCCAGGCTGGTACCTTCAGCAGCCCCTGCTTTTCCAACAGAGATCCGAAGGTACTTCCACACAGACCAACAAAGCCAGCGCTGTCTGGAGGAAAGGTTATGCTACACCCTGTTAAAAAATGACTTCTGGCTGAGTTATCCTTATCCCACAGATTCTGCTGGAATCAAAACATCTGTACCACACTTGCTATAGCGTGCACCTAATCTCAAAGTCAGTAAAGAAGGAAGTATTGAGCAAAGGACTTGAGTGGTGCCGTCAGAGAGATTATTGCACTGAGAGAACGCAAAGCAAAGGGGTTACATTTATCATGAAAAAAGGCTTGAAATCTGTATCCTCACTAGTCAGCAGTATCATGCAGCCTGAAGAGATAATAGATGACAGAGATGATCCTTCGTGTTCTCACATTCATCCTGACATACGTGCCTCTTTTGACATTCAGATTGCAGGAAAGGGGAACTGccagaacagaagaaaaggacTTATAAAGACAAAGGttctgggaattaaaaaaaaaaggaggaaaagaacaagGAAGGATGTTAAATCCCCTGACCATTTATGTGATCTGGGGAAAaggcacaaagaagaaaaaaaagagatttttcaacTCTTTACATGCGATACCACAACTTACATAAGAACCGTATCTAATACAGAGTACTTATTATATATAAAAGATTTGATATTAGAATTTGGAAGAGAAAGCTACTCAGATTATATCCTACTTTCAGCTGGATAATTGGTTCAGAAGTTTTGAGAAGAGACAGGCAGATAAATACTGTCTGTTCTGTTTTTAGAAAGTCAACttaaaacaacagagaaaaggaTGTTTCCCTGGCTTTTACTGCTAAAAGTACAATTTTATCTACTGCCCTGCATTCTCTCAGGCAATTGCTGTGTATGAAAGGCACTTCTTAAAGACCAAGCCTTGCATACTGCcttgaaaagaacatttttctcagcAGTAGCCTAAAAAATCCCAGATAAAGCCTCGAATGGTGACTTCACCTTACGCTTAGTTCCACTGAGATTCATCTCTTGCATGTTTTATCACAGATAACTGTTCAAAATTCACTCTTAAAAGTAATTTCCATCTGTGTGTCAGCAATTTGATGTCAGTACTTTTTGTCTGATTCTCTGCCCCATAATGAGTGTTTCCATACCCCAGAAGGTAGGAATGGCTATCCATTACCGTATCTCATTATGCCCAGATCAATTGTACATTTCCTATACAAAGTCTTTATCACATTTCTTCCACGTGACACTTCATTCCTTTGATAAGCTACTGCACCTGCCATCCTTTCAGGTTTAATCTCATCTCTGGATGCATTTACACTGTAATTTCTGTAGTGAACTGTTAGGTATGAAGGCTAGCAAGGATTAGTCACATCTAAAATGCATCTGATTGGTTTTTAGCaccttttttctttataacaaaTAATCCTACATATAATCATTCACTGTAATTGTGTTGATGACAGTAACAGTAATAAGGAACATCATCAGCtcctttatttcatatttatgtccattttctgcattttatgttAGGTCCATACGCATGCTCCACAGATAAACTGCTATCTCCTGCTGCTCACTACATTGTCTCACAATGTGGACACCTAATTCTCACTGTAATAGAAAtgcataataataatagtaactgGGAAAAAAGATTTTCATTTGAAATGACTTAACTCACCAAGCATAGTAGGGTATATATCCACAAGAGATACCACGTTTGgtatttgctgctgttcttttaCACCTGGGCCCATAACCAAAAGAGGAACATGGGAACTTCCTTCATACATGCTCATTTTATAGAACTGCCGGTGTTCCATAGCAAGTTCTCCATGATCTGCTGTGAATACAACGACTGTTCTTTTAAGAAGCCCAGTATCTCTCAGAGCTGAAATAATCTCACCTGCAACAAGAAAATGATACTGAAAAGGATACCTTCAAAATATTCCTTCCAACTTCCATACCTGCAAAGCAGCATGCAAACCCCGAGGAATCCTAGTCGGAAGATTGGAAACTCCTCTCTCTGCCCCAGAAGGCAGAGCCCAAAGCACTCAGCCCAGAAGAACGTACAGTCGTCAACGAGTTGCAGGGGTCTGGCTCCCAGTGAAGAGTGGAGGGCATTGGCCAACAACCGTAAAAATTTCAAAAGGCAAGGAGGCACGACAGGACAAGTGGCATTTCTGCTATCATCACTTTAATTAATTTCCAGCATAACTAATAAAAGTTATTTCAACAGCAGTAAAACAGATCAGCAGAAGCCCTGACACTAGATTTAGGGTGAAGGACTCTTGACGATATCCACCTTACACACAATCAGTGGAAGTTCCTCCTTCCTGTGCCCGCATCCCCACAGGAGTCCCCTGCACATACATTTGCGCAGCGAAGACAGGGCCAAGATCAGTGAAGTTGGTGATTAAACAAAGCACGTACACATCTTTAATGTTAAAACATTAAAACGATTCTTGCTTAGATAGTTAAAAACTGAAACTGTTACCAAATTAAACCGCAGTGCGGTTACTCTAGTAGAAGATGTCCCTGGCTgaggcaggggggttggaactagatgatcctcaaggcTCCCTCccacccaaaccgttctgtgattcgaTGGTAATTTCACACTTTGCAATACCTTCGTTCCCTAAAACTGTCAGGCTCCTGTTGATCTCTTTTCTTCCATAAAATGTGGAAGAGTAATtctgtgtcttttaaaatacttttatcatTCTAATATTGCTAAAAAGATTAGCTTATTAATGAATTTCATATTAGAATGCAAGGAAATTCTTGTCCTTTCATGGTCACTTctcaaattaagaaataaaataaacagaccAACTTGCATTATCATTTTTATCTATGTAGATCTTACAGCAAACTAGGAAGAATTCTGAATGcctaattaattcttttttttcttcttaactttCAATAATATGCTGCTAAGGAAGACTTCAAAGGTGACCTTATTGTTTAGTCTACGCATAACAGCTGCCATCCACTCTATGCATTTGAAATCAATTTCTAAGGAAATTGCTTATGCCCTAAAATTTATCTTTCcttccagctctgctttgctgGTCTGTCCCCTTCACAATTGTTTCCATTGTTTCAGTTAGCACTTAATCAGAGTATTTAGTTCCTCTTGTACAACGTTTTGCTGCAGTTAATGGGCTTTTACAGGGTCTCTGACTGGTGGTTGTGACTAATTTTCAGAGCACTCTGAATTCACCTTGCAGTAGCCTTAAAAGCTACCCAGTTATTTATCATATAGACAGATTAAGCAACATCTATGGGACTTACTCCCAGATCTgaattgtggggtttttcttccccagaagaCCAGCCCTATCagcatttacttaaaaaaatccaaacaagaaaacccactgtaaaatgaaacatCACCTACCCAGCATGGCATCTGTCTCTGCACACATAGCATAATAAAATGCTCTAATATTTCTCACTTCTTGCTCTGTAAATTCTCCTGTGCAATTCTTGGTGTAAGAGGAGTAATAGTCTACTGGATGCATCTCTGAAAGAGAAGACCACTTGGGTATTTTAATAGCTTCGTAAG encodes:
- the ARSK gene encoding arylsulfatase K isoform X1 — translated: MRGGGPLKWAGLALLLMAAAPWVGARPRPAAPGGQPRPSVVLVTCDSLDGRLTFYPGNQTVDLPFINFMKRHGTVFLNAYTNSPICCPSRAAMWSGLFTHLTESWNNFKGLDPDYVTWMDLMERHGYHTQKYGKLDYTSGHHSVSNRVEAWTRDVDFLLRQEGRPMVNLTGDRKHVRVMEADWRNTDKAVNWIKEEAINFTEPFVLYLGLNLPHPYPSPYAGENFGSSTFLTSPYWLEKVTYEAIKIPKWSSLSEMHPVDYYSSYTKNCTGEFTEQEVRNIRAFYYAMCAETDAMLGEIISALRDTGLLKRTVVVFTADHGELAMEHRQFYKMSMYEGSSHVPLLVMGPGVKEQQQIPNVVSLVDIYPTMLDIARIPVPQNLSGYSLIPLLRGKAENEASPRGPRPSWVLSEFHGCNVNSSTYMLRMGKWKYITYSDGRSVLPQLFDLSADPDELINVAMKFPVVVHSLDKTLHSVVNYPKVSSSVQEYNKRQFISWKQSLGQNYSNVIANLRWHQDWLKEPKKYEDAIDKWLSQSACKGRRGTTVLMNKNGSYFCKYKVLGVTGEEWRKEMRESGGN
- the ARSK gene encoding arylsulfatase K isoform X3; this translates as MKRHGTVFLNAYTNSPICCPSRAAMWSGLFTHLTESWNNFKGLDPDYVTWMDLMERHGYHTQKYGKLDYTSGHHSVSNRVEAWTRDVDFLLRQEGRPMVNLTGDRKHVRVMEADWRNTDKAVNWIKEEAINFTEPFVLYLGLNLPHPYPSPYAGENFGSSTFLTSPYWLEKVTYEAIKIPKWSSLSEMHPVDYYSSYTKNCTGEFTEQEVRNIRAFYYAMCAETDAMLGEIISALRDTGLLKRTVVVFTADHGELAMEHRQFYKMSMYEGSSHVPLLVMGPGVKEQQQIPNVVSLVDIYPTMLDIARIPVPQNLSGYSLIPLLRGKAENEASPRGPRPSWVLSEFHGCNVNSSTYMLRMGKWKYITYSDGRSVLPQLFDLSADPDELINVAMKFPVVVHSLDKTLHSVVNYPKVSSSVQEYNKRQFISWKQSLGQNYSNVIANLRWHQDWLKEPKKYEDAIDKWLSQSACKGRRGTTVLMNKNGSYFCKYKVLGVTGEEWRKEMRESGGN
- the ARSK gene encoding arylsulfatase K isoform X2 — encoded protein: MRGGGPLKWAGLALLLMAAAPWVGARPRPAAPGGQPRPSVVLVTCDSLDGRLTFYPGNQTVDLPFINFMKRHGTVFLNAYTNSPICCPSRAAMWSGLFTHLTESWNNFKGLDPDYVTWMDLMERHGYHTQKYGKLDYTSGHHSVSNRVEAWTRDVDFLLRQEGRPMVNLTGDRKHVRVMEADWRNTDKAVNWIKEEAINFTEPFVLYLGLNLPHPYPSPYAGENFGSSTFLTSPYWLEKVTYEAIKIPKWSSLSEMHPVDYYSSYTKNCTGEFTEQEVRNIRAFYYAMCAETDAMLGEIISALRDTGLLKRTVVVFTADHGELAMEHRQFYKMSMYEGSSHVPLLVMGPGVKEQQQIPNVVSLVDIYPTMLDIARIPVPQNLSGYSLIPLLRGKAENEASPRGPRPSWVLSEFHGCNVNSSTYMLRMGKWKYITYSDGRSVLPQLFDLSADPDELINVAMKFPVVVHSLDKTLHSVVNYPKVSSSVQEYNKRQFISWKQSLGQNYSNVIANLRWHQDWLKEPKKYEDAIDKWLSQIRFCR